The segment AGCCGCAATGTACCGCTCGCGCAAGTGCCCTACAACCGCCGCGCAACTGGCACACACAGGATATCAGCCGCCAACCGCGTCAGATGATGCCGCCATGCACGCGATACGGCGACATGTGCGACGGCTGGTCCAAGAACCAGATCCGCTCCCACTCGTCGAGAATCAAACGCAAGTCCTCAGACGTGTAGATGAGCTGCCGAGTACGGCGGATGGGATCGCCCGAATAGGCCGGAATGATGCACCCCGTGGTGGTCGCCAGGCTAATCGCCGCGATTACGGCCAGGAGCAATCGGTGCATCGCTAAACTCCTCCGTGAGTGACCACCACCGAGACGCTCCGCGTCGCGGCCAATGTCCTATGTTGCTGCGCCCAACGACTTTCGATTCACTGCGGCGGTTTCGTCGGCGCCCCAGCTAGTGGACACCTTCTCGAAAGGTCGCCGAACTATCCAGCGGCGCCGTCATATCGGCCGGCTGCTGGCTGTTTGCCTCGTGCTCAAGTTGTTGATTTTTGCGTGCCGCTTCTTGTGCGGCCTTCTCTTCCAACTCGCGCACGCGTGCTTCCATCTCCTTGCCTGGCTTGAAGGTTACGACGTATTTCTCCGGTACGTAAACCTTGTCGCCGGTCCGCGGGTTGCGAGCCTTGCGCGCCGCCCGCTTCTTAACCTCAAAGACCCCAAAATTGCGCAGCTCAATGCGGTGTTCCTCGACAAGCGTCTCGACAATCGCATCGAAGGTCTTCTGCACAATCTCTTTCGTCTTGAGCTGGGTCAGCCCGATTTCGTCCGAGATGGTCTTGACGATCTCTTTTTTGGTCACGACTCAGTTCTCCTGGAACAGAGGCCTCCTGGCCAGCAGGGGCAACGCTCCAAGTGTAGGTGGCACAAGAACTAGAGTCAATACAGTCCAGAGTTTACGTCGCCAAACCTCGTCGATTTCTGGCCCGATTTTCGCGGTCGCAAGGGCTGGCTAGGCCTGCCGATTCCGCCTCCCTCACGTCGAGTTCGGCCGCCGACCGCCTGGCTAGCATGCATCCGCGATAGACCACGCATCTGTTATCGGCGCTGCGATCCGCAGAATCGACTCAATCCAGAAAATTTGCCACTTTCATGGCAAATGGCCCCTGCCCTCCCAGATCGCTACAGCCGAATCACCTGGAGTTGAGCAACGATCTGCTCGACCGAAACCAATTGGCCTTTTCCGCTGCCCGGACACGCCTCACAGGTTTCCTTCCAGGCCGCCGGAGTGCGGACATTCGATTCCCAGAATGGCCAGGTCCGGCATTGGCGCGGGCGGTCCTCATAGACCGTGCAGTGGCGCTTTTCGGGATCGAAAAAGACGCAGTCTCCGTTCGGAAACTCCACCAGGCTCCGTCGCACCCCTATCTTGCGCACATACTTACGCTCGAATTCCTCAATCGATAGCGAAATCCGTCGAGCCAAGCTGGCAATTTCCTCCTTGTTCACCCACACATACCCCGGCGCGCCGGTGCAGCAATCGCCGCAGCCGGTGCATTGAAACCGCAACCCATCCTGATACCACGGCGTTTGGCTCATCCCTTCCTCCCACCAATTCTTGCACTAGCGCCGCTATCGTATCATGTCTGCCGCGCTTGTGTGGCGATCTCGGCGATAGCGCCGACTGCGGCGTCGATTTGCGCCAAGGTGTTGAATGGTCCCACGCTCAATCGAAAGCTGCTCCCCACTCCAACCCGCGGCGCGCAGTGCATTCCCGCTCGCCCTTGAATGCGATAGTGGCCATCGAGCAGGCTCGCTAGGTCGTGTGGATCCAGACCCTCGATCGTCAGCGATGTAATGCCCGTTGCCGGCGCCGCGCAATTGGCGCCATGCAGTCGCAACCCGTCGACTGCGGCCAACCCTTCTCGTAGTCGGGCGTTCAACTGGGCAGCATGCCCACCGATTTCGGAAACGCCGCGCTCCGCCACATAAGCCACTCCGGCCTCTAAGCCTACGATTCCCAGCGCGTTCAAGTTGCCCGATTCATATTTCTCTGGCAGCGTCTCGGGCTGCCGATCCGATTCGCTGATGGTCCCCGTCCCTCCCTCACACAACGGATCGAGCAGTCGCTCTAACTCGGGACCCACATACAAAAAGCCGGTGCCGAGCGGCCCCAAGAGTCCCTTGTGTCCCGGCGCCGCGAGCAAGTCGGCGCCCAGCGAGCGCACGTCGATCGCCACATGTCCGGCCGTTTGCGCCGCGTCGACCAGCACATGTGCGCCGCGCTCATGCGCCGCCGAAGCGATCGCTGCCACAGGCTGCACCACACCAGTCACGTTGGAGGCATGCGTGATCGCCACCAACCGCGTTGCCTTGCAAGTCGCGTGGCGCACGGCATCTGGCTCGATGATCCCCTCCGCATTCGGCGCCACGCGCGCCACCGTAATCTGCCCAGCGTCTTCGAGCCGCCGCAACGGGCGCAGCACCGAGTTGTGTTCCAGATCGGTGGTCACCACATGATCGCCGCGCTTGAGCAAGCCATGAATCGCCAGGTTCAAGGCCCCCGTGCAATTCTGCGTAAAGATGACGCGCCGCGCTTCCTGGATGCCAAACAGCCGCGCGATGCCAGCCCGAGCGCGGCCGACGATCCGTTCCACTTCAACAGCTTCGCCATACGTGCCTCGACCCGCCGGCGCGCCCAACTCGCGCTGATAGCGCTCCACGGCCTGGTAGACACGGTCCGGCTTCGGCCAGCTTGTCGCCGCGTTGTCCAAATAGATGCGCTGAGTGATTTGCATGGGGTTATTCTACGGCGCAGCGTCCGTTAGCGAACCTGTTTGCTTGAACCGAAGCGCCAAGACCGTTATCGTTCGATGCCATGCACACCACGCCAGCCGACAAATCGTTGCGCCATGCCCGCCGCGAAGCGCTGGTGGTCTTCGCCATCTGGTTCGTCGCCATGATCTACACCGTCGGCTACTGCTACTGGTTCGGCTACGACCGTACCGTCGCCAGCCTCACCTTCGTCGCCGGCTTGCCCGATTGGATCTTCTGGGGCGTCGTGACCCCTTGGATCGTGTGTTCGATTCTTTCCGCCTGGTTCTCGTTCTATTACATGAGCGACGACGATTTTGGTCCGGCGCTGCGCGACGCCGATCTGTCCGGCGAGGCCCCATCCGATGCCTGACGCCGCGGCCCCCCTCACACCCGGCGTTGGCGCGCTAGCCGCTTTGCTCTTGGTGATCGCCATCAGCGTCTGGATCGGCACAGCCGCCCAGCGCCGCATTGAGGGAGGCTCCTTTCTCAGTGGCTACTTCCTCGGCAATCGCGGCCTCGGCGTCTGGGCGCTAGCCCTCACCGCCACCGTCCAAAGTGGCGGCACGTTCATGGGCTTTCCGTCGTTGGTGTACACGCATGGCTGGATCGTGGCGCTCTGGATCGCCAGTTACATGGTGGTGCCCATCATGTCGTTCGGCGTGCTCGGCAAGCGCTTCGCGATTCTCTCGCGCCGCACGGGCGCGATTACTGTGCCAGAACTGTTTCGCCAACGTTTCGAGAGTCCGGTCGCTGGCACCGTCGCGTCGATCTGCATCATCCTCAGCCTCTCGATCATGATGGCCGCGCAGTTCAAAGCCGGCGCCGTGGTTATGAAGATCGCCTGGCCCGGCAACGGTGCGCTCGCGCTGGCCGACAACGCCGCCGCCGAGATTAACACGGCCTATTACGTGGGACTCGCCATCTTCTCGGTGACCGTGATTGGCTACACGCTGATTGGCGGCTTTCTCGCCTCGGTCTGGACCGACCTCTTTCAAAGCGTACTCATGCTCTTTGGCGTGATGCTGCTCTTGGTCCTGGCGATCCCCGCCGCTGGCGGCATGCAGGCCGCCACGCTCAAAGCAGTCGCCAGCACCGGCCCCAGCTTCGCCTCGGGGCCCGGCTATGGTCGCGATTTTCTGCCGCTGGGTTTGGCCATCTCGTTCTTCACCTTCTGGGCGTTTTCGAATCTCGGTTCCCCCGCCGGCATGGTCCGCTGGATGGCCTGTCGCGACATGGCCACCATGCGCCGCTCAATTTTTGTGCTCGCCATCTACAACCTGCTGATCTATCTGCCACTCATCGCCATCTGCATCGCTGGCCGCGCCATCTTGCCAGACCTCAAACATTCCGATGAGGTCATCCCTCGGCTGGCCATTCTCCTGACCCGCGATTTACCCGGTGGATCGTTTTGGGCAGGCCTCGTGCTCGCCGCCCCCTTTGGCGCCGTCATGGCCACCGTCAGCACCTACCTGGTGGTGATTTCCTCCGGCTTGGTGCACGACATCTATCAACGACTCATCAACCCACAGGCCACCGAACGTCAACTGCGCGGGCTCACTTACAGCGTCACCATCTTCGTCGGCGCGCTGGCTATTGCGGCCAACATCTGGCCCGTCAAGTATTTGCAAGCGCTCGTCGTCTTCAGCGGCAGTAGCGCCGCGGCCGCCTTTGTCGTGCCGGGCCTGATGACCGCTTATTGGCGTCGGGCCACCGCCGCCGGCGTCACTGCGGCCATGCTCTTGGGCACGGCCACGGTCTTCGCGCTCTTCGCCCTCGGCTGGACATTGCCAGATCCCATGATCGGCCAAGACACAAGTTTTCGACCGTACTTTCTGCTTCAACTCGACCCCATCTTATGGGGTATGGCGGTCTCCGCCATTGCCGGCGTCTCCGTCAGCTATCTCACCCGTCCCCCCAGTCGTCAGTGCCTGGCAAAGGTGTTCGACGGCGCCATCCCCACCCAGCCAACGCCCCACTCCAGCCTGGTTCACAGCTAACCCCCGCGAGCCGCTCATGTCGCAGACCATCCATGCCCCGCTGCAATCCCCCCTTCATCAGCCGCGCCAAAAAATTGGCCGCGCTCAGTGGATGACGCTCATCGCCGCCTTTCTGGGGTGGATGTTCGACGGCATGGAGATGGGCATCTTTCCCCTCGTTGGTCGGCCCGCGCTGCGAGATATGCTCGGCCTGAATAACGAAGCCGACGTCAGTCGCTGGTTCGGTTATGCAATCGCCGTGTTCCTCATTGGCGCGGCGCTCGGCGGCGTGGCGTTTGGCTGGCTCGGGGATCGTATCGGGCGCGTCCGCGCGATGACGTTCAGTGTGCTCGTCTATTCGCTCTTCACCGGCGCCTGTTATTTCGCCACCGAACCGTGGCATCTCGCCGTGCTCCGCTTCCTCGCGGCGCTTGGCATGGGGGGCGAGTGGTCACTCGGTGTGGCGCTAGTCATGGAGAGTTGGCCCGGAATGGCGCGGCCCCTCTTGGCAGGCGCCATTGGCGCGGCTTCGAACGTCGGCTTCCTGCTCATCGGTCTGCTCACCCATCAATTTCCGGTCGATGAAACCAACTGGCGCTGGGTCATGCTCGCCGGCGCCGCCCCTGCTCTGCTCACCTTTTTTATTCGCATCTTCGTGCCCGAGAGCGAGCAGTGGAAAACCGCCGTTGAACAGCGCGAGTCATCACCATTGTCCGAAGTCTTTGGTCCCGAACTGCGCAAGTCCACCCTATTGGCAATCGCCTTTGGATCGATTGCCTTGATCGGCACCTGGGGCTCGGTGCAATGGATTCCCACCTGGATCGACAAGAGCGTGGGCGGCGCCCAGCCCGAGGCCAAGTCGGTGGTCGGCATGCTCGCCGCGGCGGGCGCCATTGTCGGCTGCTTCGCCGGCGCGCTGCTGGGGGGGCGCATCGGACGGCGTCCTGTCTATTTTGGCCTCTGTCTGCTGTCGCTCGGCCTGTGTACTTATCTTTTTCGATATCTCACCGAGTACGACACGCAGCTACTCGTCGTGGTGTTCCTTGTCGGCGCCGTGACCGCCGCCTTTTACGGTTGGTTGCCGCTCTATCTGCCAGAACTCTTCCCCACCCGCGTCCGCGCCACCGGCCAAGGTTTGAGCTTCAATTTTGGTCGTATCCTGGCGGCAATTGGCGCGATGGCGACCGGCCAACTAGTGGCGGTCTTCAACAACGATTATGCCCGCGCCGGCGCAACGATCAGCCTGGTCTACATTGCGGGACTGATCCTGATCTGGTTCGCCCCGGAGACAAAAGGGAAACCCTTGCCCGACTGAGCAAAGTCAACAGGCGATGCGATCCGCGATCGCTTCAATCTCGACTGCCACGAGTCGCTCCACCGCTTCGGTCCCCTGCGGCCGCCGGAGCGGATCGTTCGCTACCAGATCCTCAACCAGTTGCGCCAACCGCGCGGTCGCCAACGGGTTCAATTGTCGCATTCGCTTCGCAACCCCTGTCGGCGGAACGATCCGCTCAACGCCAAATGGCAGCTCGCCAGTCACTAGCTCGTACAGAGTGACACCGAGCGAATACCAGTCGCTGCCCGGATCGGCGCCCGCCGCGTCGCTTGCCACTTCTGGCGCCATGTAGTTGGGAGTCGCCGCCAAAGCGCGGCTGAGCCCCGTTTGTCGTTCGCCAATGGGGCGCGCGAATCCCAAATCGATGAGCGTCAAATGCCCGTCCGGGCCGACCAGCATGTTGGCCGGTTTCACATCCCCATGAGTCCAGCCCGCCGCGTGCAGCGCCACGAGCGCCTCGGCCGCTTGGCGCGCATGCCAAACCGCATGCGCCGCGCTTTGCCTGCCCGATCGCGCCAAACGCGCTTGTAGCGTGTCGCCTGCCAGCCACGGCAACACGATGAACCAGGGAGCCGCACGCAGCTCCAAGTCCAGCACCGGCGCCAGGTGCGGATGCGTGGAGGCGCGCCCCGCCGCTGCTTCATTCATAAACATCCGCGCCGCGTGCGAATTCTCCGCCCATTCGCTGCGCAGCGATTTGACCACATACCGTGCGCCGCCCTGTTGTTCGCCGTCCACTGGCAGCGCCAGATGCAATCGCGCCAGGTCTCCTTCGGCCAGCAATTGAGTCAGCCGCCAACGCCCCCACTGGACAAGATTTGCGCTCGCCGCGCGCGGCGCTGGCCGTGTGGCTGTCGTGGTGCTAGCTGTCATCGCTGCGAATCGCGGAAGACACGCCGGTGGCGGCAAGGATGAGCTATCTTCCGTATCGGTCCCCAAGGCGCGGCCAATTCAGTTTGGCTTCACGGTCGTCGCGATTCGCGCCATACTCAGAGATAAAACCAGCTCTCGCCAGCAGCATGAGCGCATAAAAGAAGCCGCGTCGGCGGGGCAGGAACCGGCGCGGCTGGTTGACCAGCCTCACGAGGAGGCGATCAAGTAATTACATCCTATCAGCCTTTTTTCTGGCGGCAAGAACCTATTTCCAGATTCTTCTGCTATCGCTCAAAGCTCCCCCAAATTATCCTAATAATCCTTGAACTCCACCTAGGATGTCCTCAGCAATAGGAGTCGCTGTTGCGGTACCTTGCCTGTCTATCCCTCCTCGGCGCCTTCGTTTTTCCCCCCTTGGTCGCCGCCGCCCCCCTCTACGATGCCAGCCTTGGATCGCTCCCCACCGATCAGGGATGGGTTTTCCTTTCCGACATCACCCCTGGCAGTTCCGTGGGCCAGCAACTCGTCGGCGGCGCCGCCCAGCTTGATACCACCACCAATCGCAAAGACCTAGCGGGCTATATCCGCTTCGACAGTTTTGATGCGACAGCCGGCTACCGATTGCGCATCGACCTCAAGATGCTCGCGGAAACGCATGTTGCCAGCGATCGCAACCGCGACGGCCTCGACGATCGGGCTGGCTTCAGCCTCACATTGGTCGGCAACAACCTCCAAGGCATCGAACTCGGTTTTTGGAACAACCGCGTGTTCGCCCAATCCGACAATCCGCTCTTTACCCAGGCGGAACATGCCCTTTTTGACACCACCGCCTCAATGACGACCTACATGCTCACCGTGAGCGGCAACGCCTACTCGCTCTATGCCAATGGCGCCCCGCTCTTGAGCGGCCCGCTGCGCGATTACAGCAGCTTCGGCCTGCCGTATAGCGTCGCCGGCTTCCTTTACCTTGGCGACAACACCACCTCCGCCAAGGCTAGCAGTCAATTAGCGTATGTCTCGCGCGAGACGCTCCTCATCCCCGAACCCGCCACTTGGCTGCTGGCCCTGATTGCCATGGGTTGCACGCTGCTCCGGAGAGTCCGGCCTCAAGCGCCCAGCGCCTCGCGCAACTGACGAACCTCGTCCTGGCAGGCGCTGAGATTCGCGCTCAGTTCGTCAACGGTCGCTCTTAACTCGGCGACCTGCGCTTTGACCTCGTCCAACTCGCGGCTTTCCATACCCCCTTCCGCAGCGCGGCCCACCAGCGAGGCGCCGGTGCGTGGGCTCGCCACGACCACCGCCGATGATTCCTCGGGCTCTTCCGGTGCGGGACTCGCTTGGTCCCCGCCGGCGCCGGCATATTGTCCCTTCAGTCGCTCGAGTTCCTCGGGACGATAGAGATTGTGCGACAGCACGTGACCGCGTCCTTCACGCGTCAACGACACAATGAGATTGCGGGACTTAAGACGGTCCAAAATGGTCCGCAGCGCCGACAGGTCGCTGATCGCCTCCATTCGCGACGCGCGGCCGCGCAGCTCCCCTTCGGTTTGCGCACCGCGCAGCAATAGCTCGGCCATGACCGCCATTTCCACCTTGTCCACACCTAGCCATTCATAAGCCAGGTGGCGAAAACGCTCCACGCGGCTTCCCCCTTGCACCACCGACGCGGCGCCCAGCGAACGGAGCCGATCCAAAGACTCTTGAACCTGCTCGTCGTCCAGCTCCATCGTTGGAAAGCGATTGCTCTTCTGATTGCAGGCCGCGCGCGTCGCGTTGAGCGACAGTGGATATTGGTCCGGAGTCGTCTTCGCCTTTTCGACCAGCGCCCCCAGCACGCGCCGATCGCGCGCCGAGATCGCTTGCCATTTGGTGCCCACCTTGGCTGTCGAATCGCCTTCGTCCATGCAAACTCCCATCCGGAATGTCGCGCCCCACACCATCGCCTCGGCACGTCGCCCAGATTAGCGATGTCGCGCCCTCCCCGCCACCTTCATTTTCCCTCGCTTGCCCAGCGCCGCATTTGGTCCAAATTGGCCTCAAACACCTGGCGTCGTTCTCCACGCATCGCATGCAAATACACCGCCATATCGCTGTCGTACATCTCCGGCGACTCCGCCCCTTGCGCGCGCGTTTCCTGCTCCCATTTCGTCAATCGCATGCGCATTTCGGCCAGCTCCTTCGCGTGCTCCGCATCGGCCGCCAGGTTGTTGAGCTCAAACGGATCGGTCTCCAGGTCGTACAGCTCCTCGGGCGCCCGTTTCGGCGCAAACAAAATTCGCTCGGCCAACTCGTCCAACTGGCCGGCGGCGTGCAATTCGCGCAACCGCTTCACAATCTGCTTGTGGTCCTTGTAATGGCTGGGCTGCAAGTGCGGACGTTGCGGCAAATCGTTGCGAATGTACTTGAATCGCGCCGTGCGCGCCGCGCGAATCTGGTCCACTGTCTCGTCGCAACGATCACGCGCCGAAAACACGGCCCTGCGCGGTTGATAGTTCGCCGCCAGCAGATCGCGCCCTTGCATCAACGGCGGCGCCTCAATCCCTGCCAGCGCCAGTGACGTCGCCGCTAGGTCGATCAGTTCCACCAGGTCGTTCCGCACCGCCCCACGCTCAAGACCCGGCCCCATCACCACGAGCGGCACATGAATCCCTTCGTCGTACAAAAACTGTTTGCCGCGCGCATGACTGATGCCGTGATCGGTCAAGAAGAAAACTACGGTGTTCGCCAATAGCCCCTCGCGCTCCAACCGCGCGAGCACCTCCCCCACCTCGCGATCGGTGTATCGCACCGCGTCCAGGTACCGTGCCCAATCCTCAAGCAAGACCCCATCGCGCGGATAGTAGGGCGGCAGCGTCACCCGCGCTGGGTCGGTCGGCTCTCCCAGTTCCTCGCGAACTGTCTCTGGCCAGGTGTTCCGCTCGCGCTGCTTGCCGCCATGCAATTGCACCTGCATGAAAAACGGCTGTCCTGGGGCGCGGCCCGCCCAATCGTTGCCGTCGTACATCGCGCGCGGCCACTCAAAGTTGTAGTCGGTCTTCCCTAAATCGTCTCCACGCGCCAATGGCCCGCCAATGCAAGTGTAGTAACCCGCCCGCTGAAACAAGACCGGCGCCGGCGTCACGCCGTCGGGCAACTCAATCTTTAGCGCTCCGCGGCCGCTGCGATGGTGGTGCGCGCCGATCGAGGTCTGGTACATCCCCGTCACCAGCGCCGATCGACTCGGCGAGCAAACCGGCGCCGTGGTGAACGCCCGCGCAAATCGCGTCCCCTCGCGCGCCATGCGATCGACATTCGGAGTGGCAATCAGCTTTTCCCCATAGCAGCCAAAGTTGGGCGACATGTCGTCGACCACGATCCAAACGATGTTCGGCCGCGCCGCATTGGCCGTGGCGCCTCCCGACAATAGCCCCCCGAGCGCCAACAATGCACAGAGTAGCGCGCGTCGCATTCGATTCTCCCCGCAACAACAAAGCGCGAAGTTGTAAATCCTCGATTCCCCAGGTCGATAACCTAACACGAGTCGCGCCAGGGGTGCATCCGCCGCCCCTCCGTTTGCGCGCCCTGGCGATTGCG is part of the Pirellulales bacterium genome and harbors:
- a CDS encoding YkgJ family cysteine cluster protein → MSQTPWYQDGLRFQCTGCGDCCTGAPGYVWVNKEEIASLARRISLSIEEFERKYVRKIGVRRSLVEFPNGDCVFFDPEKRHCTVYEDRPRQCRTWPFWESNVRTPAAWKETCEACPGSGKGQLVSVEQIVAQLQVIRL
- a CDS encoding integration host factor subunit beta, with product MTKKEIVKTISDEIGLTQLKTKEIVQKTFDAIVETLVEEHRIELRNFGVFEVKKRAARKARNPRTGDKVYVPEKYVVTFKPGKEMEARVRELEEKAAQEAARKNQQLEHEANSQQPADMTAPLDSSATFREGVH
- a CDS encoding YceH family protein, with amino-acid sequence MDEGDSTAKVGTKWQAISARDRRVLGALVEKAKTTPDQYPLSLNATRAACNQKSNRFPTMELDDEQVQESLDRLRSLGAASVVQGGSRVERFRHLAYEWLGVDKVEMAVMAELLLRGAQTEGELRGRASRMEAISDLSALRTILDRLKSRNLIVSLTREGRGHVLSHNLYRPEELERLKGQYAGAGGDQASPAPEEPEESSAVVVASPRTGASLVGRAAEGGMESRELDEVKAQVAELRATVDELSANLSACQDEVRQLREALGA
- a CDS encoding serine/threonine protein kinase, whose amino-acid sequence is MTASTTTATRPAPRAASANLVQWGRWRLTQLLAEGDLARLHLALPVDGEQQGGARYVVKSLRSEWAENSHAARMFMNEAAAGRASTHPHLAPVLDLELRAAPWFIVLPWLAGDTLQARLARSGRQSAAHAVWHARQAAEALVALHAAGWTHGDVKPANMLVGPDGHLTLIDLGFARPIGERQTGLSRALAATPNYMAPEVASDAAGADPGSDWYSLGVTLYELVTGELPFGVERIVPPTGVAKRMRQLNPLATARLAQLVEDLVANDPLRRPQGTEAVERLVAVEIEAIADRIAC
- a CDS encoding MFS transporter, translating into MSQTIHAPLQSPLHQPRQKIGRAQWMTLIAAFLGWMFDGMEMGIFPLVGRPALRDMLGLNNEADVSRWFGYAIAVFLIGAALGGVAFGWLGDRIGRVRAMTFSVLVYSLFTGACYFATEPWHLAVLRFLAALGMGGEWSLGVALVMESWPGMARPLLAGAIGAASNVGFLLIGLLTHQFPVDETNWRWVMLAGAAPALLTFFIRIFVPESEQWKTAVEQRESSPLSEVFGPELRKSTLLAIAFGSIALIGTWGSVQWIPTWIDKSVGGAQPEAKSVVGMLAAAGAIVGCFAGALLGGRIGRRPVYFGLCLLSLGLCTYLFRYLTEYDTQLLVVVFLVGAVTAAFYGWLPLYLPELFPTRVRATGQGLSFNFGRILAAIGAMATGQLVAVFNNDYARAGATISLVYIAGLILIWFAPETKGKPLPD
- a CDS encoding PEP-CTERM sorting domain-containing protein (PEP-CTERM proteins occur, often in large numbers, in the proteomes of bacteria that also encode an exosortase, a predicted intramembrane cysteine proteinase. The presence of a PEP-CTERM domain at a protein's C-terminus predicts cleavage within the sorting domain, followed by covalent anchoring to some some component of the (usually Gram-negative) cell surface. Many PEP-CTERM proteins exhibit an unusual sequence composition that includes large numbers of potential glycosylation sites. Expression of one such protein has been shown restore the ability of a bacterium to form floc, a type of biofilm.), whose amino-acid sequence is MRYLACLSLLGAFVFPPLVAAAPLYDASLGSLPTDQGWVFLSDITPGSSVGQQLVGGAAQLDTTTNRKDLAGYIRFDSFDATAGYRLRIDLKMLAETHVASDRNRDGLDDRAGFSLTLVGNNLQGIELGFWNNRVFAQSDNPLFTQAEHALFDTTASMTTYMLTVSGNAYSLYANGAPLLSGPLRDYSSFGLPYSVAGFLYLGDNTTSAKASSQLAYVSRETLLIPEPATWLLALIAMGCTLLRRVRPQAPSASRN
- a CDS encoding DUF997 family protein, producing MHTTPADKSLRHARREALVVFAIWFVAMIYTVGYCYWFGYDRTVASLTFVAGLPDWIFWGVVTPWIVCSILSAWFSFYYMSDDDFGPALRDADLSGEAPSDA
- a CDS encoding sulfatase; translation: MRRALLCALLALGGLLSGGATANAARPNIVWIVVDDMSPNFGCYGEKLIATPNVDRMAREGTRFARAFTTAPVCSPSRSALVTGMYQTSIGAHHHRSGRGALKIELPDGVTPAPVLFQRAGYYTCIGGPLARGDDLGKTDYNFEWPRAMYDGNDWAGRAPGQPFFMQVQLHGGKQRERNTWPETVREELGEPTDPARVTLPPYYPRDGVLLEDWARYLDAVRYTDREVGEVLARLEREGLLANTVVFFLTDHGISHARGKQFLYDEGIHVPLVVMGPGLERGAVRNDLVELIDLAATSLALAGIEAPPLMQGRDLLAANYQPRRAVFSARDRCDETVDQIRAARTARFKYIRNDLPQRPHLQPSHYKDHKQIVKRLRELHAAGQLDELAERILFAPKRAPEELYDLETDPFELNNLAADAEHAKELAEMRMRLTKWEQETRAQGAESPEMYDSDMAVYLHAMRGERRQVFEANLDQMRRWASEGK
- a CDS encoding sodium:solute symporter codes for the protein MPDAAAPLTPGVGALAALLLVIAISVWIGTAAQRRIEGGSFLSGYFLGNRGLGVWALALTATVQSGGTFMGFPSLVYTHGWIVALWIASYMVVPIMSFGVLGKRFAILSRRTGAITVPELFRQRFESPVAGTVASICIILSLSIMMAAQFKAGAVVMKIAWPGNGALALADNAAAEINTAYYVGLAIFSVTVIGYTLIGGFLASVWTDLFQSVLMLFGVMLLLVLAIPAAGGMQAATLKAVASTGPSFASGPGYGRDFLPLGLAISFFTFWAFSNLGSPAGMVRWMACRDMATMRRSIFVLAIYNLLIYLPLIAICIAGRAILPDLKHSDEVIPRLAILLTRDLPGGSFWAGLVLAAPFGAVMATVSTYLVVISSGLVHDIYQRLINPQATERQLRGLTYSVTIFVGALAIAANIWPVKYLQALVVFSGSSAAAAFVVPGLMTAYWRRATAAGVTAAMLLGTATVFALFALGWTLPDPMIGQDTSFRPYFLLQLDPILWGMAVSAIAGVSVSYLTRPPSRQCLAKVFDGAIPTQPTPHSSLVHS
- a CDS encoding aminotransferase class V-fold PLP-dependent enzyme; amino-acid sequence: MQITQRIYLDNAATSWPKPDRVYQAVERYQRELGAPAGRGTYGEAVEVERIVGRARAGIARLFGIQEARRVIFTQNCTGALNLAIHGLLKRGDHVVTTDLEHNSVLRPLRRLEDAGQITVARVAPNAEGIIEPDAVRHATCKATRLVAITHASNVTGVVQPVAAIASAAHERGAHVLVDAAQTAGHVAIDVRSLGADLLAAPGHKGLLGPLGTGFLYVGPELERLLDPLCEGGTGTISESDRQPETLPEKYESGNLNALGIVGLEAGVAYVAERGVSEIGGHAAQLNARLREGLAAVDGLRLHGANCAAPATGITSLTIEGLDPHDLASLLDGHYRIQGRAGMHCAPRVGVGSSFRLSVGPFNTLAQIDAAVGAIAEIATQARQT